One Platichthys flesus chromosome 14, fPlaFle2.1, whole genome shotgun sequence genomic region harbors:
- the LOC133968407 gene encoding GRAM domain-containing protein 2B-like isoform X1, whose amino-acid sequence MSLKSRKFSLDSSVSQNGGGHSGARRGSGRTSRNSQSLDEARLEIEEINHSLHSSMTIAEESQERSQEFINHKYLKSFHKLFPDIPEGENLTHVFTCALQKEVLYHGKLFVSKSHVCFYSSVLLKDTKVVIPTSSVREVKKQKAALSMLSIQTADGEKYSFVSLRNRELCLTLLESLCSYAQGEGPYSSHHLSSLENSADHDVVSSYSSMDESLDRDLSRRNSIDYDNFSEQASEDATRCRSTPHRSPVNKNNRAASWIWSGVEKAASLLFVRQMRNLSVFFYVYFMLIVLLLLASGYMSLKILALEEQLIYLGVQTELSLHHREYQET is encoded by the exons ATGAGTCTCAAAAGCAGGAAGTTCTCACTGGACAGCTCTGT ATCTCAGAACGGAGGTGGACACTCTGGTGCGAGGAGAGGCAGCGGCAGGACATCGAGAAACAGCCAGAGTCTGGACGAGGCCCGACTGGAGATCGAGGAGATTAATCACAGCCTCCACTCCAGCAT GACCATAGCAGAGGAGAGCCAGGAGCGCTCACAGGAGTTTATCAATCat AAATACCTTAAAAGCTTCCACAAGCTGTTCCCAGATATCCCCGAGGGGGAGAACCTGACACACG tgttcACCTGTGCCTTGCAGAAGGAGGTGCTGTATCACGGAAAACTCTTTGTTTCCAAGAGCCACGTGTGTTTCTACTCATCCGTGCTGCTCAAAGACACCAAG GTGGTGATTCCTACGTCCAGTGTCAGGGAGGTGAAGAAGCAGAAAGCAGCTTTGTCCATGCTGTCGATCCAAACTGCTGATGGAGAGAAG TACTCATTTGTGTCTTTGAGGAACCGTGAATTGTGCCTCACACTCCTGGAAAGCCTCTGCTCATATGCACAG GGAGAGGGTCCATACAGCAGCCATCACCTCTCCTCTCTAGAAAATTCAGCCGATCACGATGTG GTCTCCAGTTATTCCAGTATGGACGAGAGCCTGGATCGAGATCTGAGCCGAAGAAACAGCATCGATTATGACAACTTTTCTGAACAAGCCAGTGAAG ATGCAACGAGATGCAGATCCACTCCTCACAGAAGCcctgtgaataaaaacaacagag ctgcaTCGTGGATCTGGAGCGGCGTGGAGAAGGCGGCGTCATTGCTGTTCGTCAGACAAATGAGGAATCTCAGCGTTTTCTTCTACGTCTACTTTATGTT aattgtgctgctgctgctggcgtcTGGCTACATGTCGCTGAAGATCTTAgcgctggaggagcagctgatcTACTTGGGAGTCCAGACTGAGCTGTCTCTGCACCACAGAGA GTACCAGGAGACGTAG
- the LOC133968406 gene encoding alpha/beta hydrolase domain-containing protein 17A-like produces MNGLSIRELCCLFCCPPCPSRIAAKLAFLPPEPTYALLPDPDPVSGTGTGSSSGAPPASLGAPGLRSRVGTGSGGDRGGGGGDGGGAAPAPAAAAAAGGAAAAAPVGGSGIEGRWKLHLTERAEFQYTQRELDVTDVFLTRSSRGNRVGCMYIRCAPNARFTVLFSHGNAVDLGQMSSFYIGLGTRINCNIFSYDYSGYGVSTGKPSEKNLYADIDAAWHALRSRYGISPENIILYGQSIGTVPTVDLASRFECAAVVLHSPLTSGMRVAFPDTKKTYCFDAFPNIEKVSKIPSPVLIIHGTEDEVIDFSHGLALFERCPKAVEPLWVEGAGHNDIELYSQYLERLRRFINQDLAAQHA; encoded by the exons ATGAACGGTTTGTCCATACGAGAGCTATGCTGCCTGTTCTGCTGCCCCCCTTGCCCCAGTCGCATTGCAGCCAAACTGGCTTTCCTCCCTCCAGAGCCCACCTATGCCCTTCTCCCTGACCCAGATCCAGTTTCTGGGACTGGAACTGGGTCCAGCTCAGGGGCTCCTCCAGCATCTCTTGGAGCCCCAGGACTACGTTCACGGGTGGGCACTGGTAGTggaggggacagaggaggaggtggtggggatggtggaggagcagcaccagcaccagcagcagcagcagcagcaggaggagcagcagcagcagcacccgTCGGCGGTAGTGGGATCGAAGGCAGGTGGAAGTTGCATCTCACTGAGAGAGCAGAGTTCCAGTATACGCAGAGAGAGCTGGATGTGACGGATGTATTCCTGACCAGGTCCAGTCGAGGGAACAGGGTTGGATGCATGTACATTCGCTGTGCCCCCAACGCCAG GTTTACAGTGCTGTTTTCTCACGGTAACGCAGTAGACCTGGGCCAGATGAGCAGCTTCTATATTGGCTTAGGCACGCGCATCAATTGCAACATCTTCTCCTATGATTACTCAGGCTACGGTGTTAGCACTGGCAAGCCGTCTGAGAAGAACCTCTATGCTGACATTGATGCCGCCTGGCATGCCCTCCGCTCCCG GTATGGCATCAGCCCTGAGAATATAATCCTGTACGGACAGAGCATCGGTACAGTGCCCACGGTGGACCTGGCCTCACGCTTCGAGTGTGCTGCCGTggtcctccactctcctctcaCGTCCGGTATGAGAGTTGCTTTCCCCGACACCAAGAAAACCTACTGCTTTGATGCTTTCCCTAA CATTGAGAAAGTGTCAAAGATCCCGTCTCCAGTGCTCATCATCCACGGTACAGAGGACGAGGTCATCGACTTCTCCCACGGCCTCGCCCTGTTCGAGCGCTGCCCCAAGGCGGTGGAGCCCCTCTGGGTGGAGGGAGCCGGTCACAACGACATTGAGCTTTACAGTCAGTACCTGGAGAGGCTACGGCGCTTCATCAACCAGGACCTCGCTGCACAGCATGCCTGA
- the LOC133968407 gene encoding GRAM domain-containing protein 2B-like isoform X2, with protein MTIAEESQERSQEFINHKYLKSFHKLFPDIPEGENLTHVFTCALQKEVLYHGKLFVSKSHVCFYSSVLLKDTKVVIPTSSVREVKKQKAALSMLSIQTADGEKYSFVSLRNRELCLTLLESLCSYAQGEGPYSSHHLSSLENSADHDVVSSYSSMDESLDRDLSRRNSIDYDNFSEQASEDATRCRSTPHRSPVNKNNRAASWIWSGVEKAASLLFVRQMRNLSVFFYVYFMLIVLLLLASGYMSLKILALEEQLIYLGVQTELSLHHREYQET; from the exons AT GACCATAGCAGAGGAGAGCCAGGAGCGCTCACAGGAGTTTATCAATCat AAATACCTTAAAAGCTTCCACAAGCTGTTCCCAGATATCCCCGAGGGGGAGAACCTGACACACG tgttcACCTGTGCCTTGCAGAAGGAGGTGCTGTATCACGGAAAACTCTTTGTTTCCAAGAGCCACGTGTGTTTCTACTCATCCGTGCTGCTCAAAGACACCAAG GTGGTGATTCCTACGTCCAGTGTCAGGGAGGTGAAGAAGCAGAAAGCAGCTTTGTCCATGCTGTCGATCCAAACTGCTGATGGAGAGAAG TACTCATTTGTGTCTTTGAGGAACCGTGAATTGTGCCTCACACTCCTGGAAAGCCTCTGCTCATATGCACAG GGAGAGGGTCCATACAGCAGCCATCACCTCTCCTCTCTAGAAAATTCAGCCGATCACGATGTG GTCTCCAGTTATTCCAGTATGGACGAGAGCCTGGATCGAGATCTGAGCCGAAGAAACAGCATCGATTATGACAACTTTTCTGAACAAGCCAGTGAAG ATGCAACGAGATGCAGATCCACTCCTCACAGAAGCcctgtgaataaaaacaacagag ctgcaTCGTGGATCTGGAGCGGCGTGGAGAAGGCGGCGTCATTGCTGTTCGTCAGACAAATGAGGAATCTCAGCGTTTTCTTCTACGTCTACTTTATGTT aattgtgctgctgctgctggcgtcTGGCTACATGTCGCTGAAGATCTTAgcgctggaggagcagctgatcTACTTGGGAGTCCAGACTGAGCTGTCTCTGCACCACAGAGA GTACCAGGAGACGTAG